Within Quercus lobata isolate SW786 chromosome 5, ValleyOak3.0 Primary Assembly, whole genome shotgun sequence, the genomic segment CAATTAtggtattaatttttataattaagaaaagtaattaaaaacagttttggaacttcttaaaaaatcatttttggaaaaacaacgtgtctctctctctctacttgtACACTAACttcaaaattgattttgtatttCATCTAGATCAAAATCTTTAGGCTTCTCAAAATGGAAAATTTCGGAGTAAAGTTTTATTAAGCTTTTtgaaagatttttaaaatttaaaggaaGTTGATATTGAACTAGAAGAGCACATATTGACAGTAGTAGTACTACAACTTAATATGTAGAATGTAACAGACAATTACATTAATATGCTACCGTCGTTcacatgtatttatttattaaagggTATGTTATGCATTTGATATATTATGAGACaaactcctaaaataaaataagataaatattCAATGATAAGGTCATACCTGTCTCGTTGTCCGTTCATTTTGTCTAACAATATCCGAAGCTGTcaaaccttttttatttagctGATTCAAGTTAACTCTCCTATCCCACATGAGAGTACACACAACATTTGAATGAAAATTCATAGAGGCCAAATGCAAGGCTGTATGTCCATTCTTGTCCCTTTCATTTAGAAGCTTCTCTAACCTTGGGTTTGACAATATGATTTTCACCAACTTGTCTTGCCCATGCTTTGCCGCAACGTGCAATATATTTTGACCTAAACTGTTCAATAATTTAGATGGATCGTGCCATTGCTGTTCAAGAAATATTTCAACAACCTTAATGTGTCCCTTCTTGCTTGATATATGGATAGGAAGGTCACCCTTTAGGCTCTTTACAAGGGCATGTTGTCTGAATTTTGTTAAAATGAACTGAATGCCCTCAATGTAATTATTGGCTACGGCTAAATGTAGAGGTGTCTTCCCTTTTTGGTCTCTTACGTGGAAGAGTAATGGATTCTTGTTAAAAACCTCTTCTAATATATCTAAGTTAaccaataaacaaaaacaaaaaacaaatattttaaaacatgaATGACATTTGAAAGAATTAACAAGAATATATTAATTTAGAACATGCATGACATGCAATATGTTTGTTACAATCAATGTGGaaaatacaaagttttttttttttttttttgaaaaaaaaaaaaaaaaaaaaaaaaaaaagtaaaaaatacaaagtgtgATGCAAAACATGCAATgcattatgttttattttattgcacaAAACTTATGCAAATTAGGAATAATTTTAGATGTCACCTATTTATTATTGAACCTACCAAATATACATTATGCTCAATTGTTTATaagattaaaaagaattaaataggatgacaataagaaattgataaaataaaagtaaggaATATACCTAATCTTTCCATCCTTATGGCATCATAAAATGGTAATTCAAGTCGAGACCTTCCAATGAGACCACGATTCCCATATGGCGCTAGTGATAGAAGCCCAACAATTTGCTTATCATGAGTAGCTAGGCACAATGGAGATTTTCCGTCTTCATTCAAAATATATGCCACATTGGGATCTCCCCAAAATAAAAGATTGATGGCTTCATAACAAATAGGAAAAAACATAGCTTCATGTAAAGCGGTGTTTCCTATACTATTCCTCATTTGCAACTCTACAGTAGAACTATTAATGAGGACCTCTAAAACTTTTaggtgtttattttttgtagccACGTGAATTGCACTATCCCCtagaatatttttcttggtaAGAAGGAATGGGAAGTGatcaacaatgaattttgtgATCTTAGTACTTCCAAAACTTGCTGCCTCATGGAGCAAGGAATTCCCTGATGGgcttttttgggaaaaaatggtTAATAATGGGAGTTGTTTGTTGGTTG encodes:
- the LOC115989929 gene encoding protein ACCELERATED CELL DEATH 6-like; amino-acid sequence: MAVNIPVQIYAQEILNERLKSLKSKKFPNPHQSTNTTNFAFDFAFFHQPLANDDVIGFVDMLEHMSTNKQLPLLTIFSQKSPSGNSLLHEAASFGSTKITKFIVDHFPFLLTKKNILGDSAIHVATKNKHLKVLEVLINSSTVELQMRNSIGNTALHEAMFFPICYEAINLLFWGDPNVAYILNEDGKSPLCLATHDKQIVGLLSLAPYGNRGLIGRSRLELPFYDAIRMERLDILEEVFNKNPLLFHVRDQKGKTPLHLAVANNYIEGIQFILTKFRQHALVKSLKGDLPIHISSKKGHIKVVEIFLEQQWHDPSKLLNSLGQNILHVAAKHGQDKLVKIILSNPRLEKLLNERDKNGHTALHLASMNFHSNVVCTLMWDRRVNLNQLNKKGLTASDIVRQNERTTRQILTDLALATAAGTPMSIKGSKILSRKPRTRSRYRMIKHWFDILLMISILVATVAFTAGLTVPGGLDNSSDDRTKGMAILANEWAFQAFSPPLALP